A single genomic interval of Asterias amurensis chromosome 1, ASM3211899v1 harbors:
- the LOC139938102 gene encoding galactosylgalactosylxylosylprotein 3-beta-glucuronosyltransferase I-like, protein MRALWRPRTFVCAYFFCSTAGILWLILNYNSLCTQMGSSGGNHKHPYLMHAINQDYKEKQTFLHDTEQQLKEDRKNLQGLAVRLRQQYPDAVGEITDSINPRNKSLPTIYAVTPTHTRPVQKAELTRIAQSFLHVRNFHWIVVEDANRKSSLVINFLKNSGMKYTHLNFKTPEQYKLGKNDPNWLKPRGVEQRNTAIEWLLKNVDATKNPGVVYFADDDNTYGLQIFDEMRDTQKVSMWPVGLVGGQMYESPRVDKKTGQIIGFNVGWEPARPYPMDMAGFAINLKLLQEKPFAKFDLKAKRGYLESSLLVNLIKMEDLEPKADMCTKIYVWHTRTEKPKLKYDVKETDIRIEV, encoded by the exons ATGAGGGCTCtttggcgacctcggacttttGTTTGTGCGTATTTTTTCTGCTCAACTGCTGGGATACTATGGTTGATTCTTAATTATA ATTCGTTATGTACTCAAATGGGGAGCAGTGGTGGAAACCACAAGCATCCATACCTCATGCATGCCATTAATCAGgactacaaagaaaaacagacattCCTTCATGATACCGAACAACAACTCAAAGAAGACAGGAAAAATCTACAAGGTCTTGCCGTCCGTCTCCGTCAACAGTATCCCGATGCCGTGGGAGAAATCACAGACAGTATCAACCCCAGAAATAAGAGCCTACCTACAATCTATGCCGTTACACCCACCCATACAAGACCTGTACAGAAAGCGGAGTTGACCAGGATAGCACAGTCGTTCCTCCATGTGAGAAATTTCCACTGGATCGTTGTGGAAGATGCAAACAGAAAATCCAGTCTCGTTAtcaactttttgaaaaacagcgGCATGAAGTACACACATTTGAATTTCAAGACGCCAGAACAGTACAAGTTGGGTAAGAATGACCCCAACTGGCTGAAGCCAAGAGGTGTCGAGCAAAGGAATACTGCCATCGAGTGGTTATTAAAGAATGTGGACGCTACTAAGAATCCTGGGGTTGTTTATTTTGCTGACGACGATAACACCTATGGTCTTCAAATATTTGATGAG ATGAGAGACACTCAAAAAGTCTCCATGTGGCCAGTGGGTCTTGTAGGAGGACAGATGTATGAAAGCCCGAGAGTAGATAAGAAAACAGGGCAAATAATTGGCTTTAATGTGGGCTGGGAACCTGCACGACCCTATCCTATGGACATGGCAGGATTCGCCATCAATCTCAAGTTATTGCAGGAGAAACCATTTGCGAAGTTTGACTTGAAAGCAAAACGAGGATACTTGGAGTCTTCTCTGCTGGTGAATTTGATCAAAATGGAGGATTTGGAACCAAAAGCTGATATGTGTACAAAA ATTTATGTTTGGCACACCAGGACAGAGAAACCTAAACTGAAGTATGATGTGAAGGAGACAGATATACGTATAGAAGTATAA